The proteins below are encoded in one region of Planctopirus limnophila DSM 3776:
- a CDS encoding nuclease-related domain-containing protein, which yields MSHLRGWFGEICTRLGLWLRLPSRTYRQFHNVVVPTSNGTTQIDHLIVSTYGLFVIETKTMNGWIYGNEQDSQWTQKFYKKSFRFQNPLKQNYRHLCCLEEHLGLPRTCMHSIIFFIGDAELKTPMPSNVLTHGLSSYIRWHREPLLSEDEVERIIAAIQELKRDRTLNHATHMASLADRHSSTTRCPKCGNDLIERQSQRGPNAGNTFLGCKSYPRCRFTRQLSQEP from the coding sequence ATGAGCCATCTCCGAGGTTGGTTTGGCGAAATCTGCACCCGGCTGGGCCTGTGGCTCAGGCTCCCTTCGCGAACCTACCGCCAGTTCCACAACGTCGTCGTCCCCACCTCCAACGGCACGACACAGATCGATCACCTGATCGTTTCAACTTACGGCCTCTTCGTCATTGAAACCAAGACCATGAATGGCTGGATCTATGGCAACGAGCAAGACAGCCAGTGGACGCAGAAGTTCTATAAAAAATCGTTCCGCTTCCAGAACCCGCTCAAGCAGAACTATCGGCATCTCTGCTGCCTCGAAGAGCACCTGGGCCTGCCCCGAACCTGCATGCACTCGATTATCTTCTTCATCGGCGACGCGGAACTGAAGACCCCCATGCCCAGCAACGTCCTCACTCACGGCCTGTCGAGCTATATCCGCTGGCATCGCGAGCCATTATTATCTGAAGACGAAGTGGAGCGGATCATCGCCGCCATCCAGGAACTGAAACGCGATCGCACTCTCAACCACGCCACCCACATGGCCTCACTCGCAGACCGCCACTCCTCAACCACCCGCTGCCCCAAATGCGGCAACGATCTCATCGAGCGGCAATCCCAACGCGGCCCGAATGCCGGCAACACCTTCCTCGGCTGCAAATCCTACCCCCGCTGCCGCTTCACCAGACAACTCTCCCAAGAGCCATAA
- a CDS encoding terminase large subunit domain-containing protein — protein MPISLTAAERQDLISRLNSLRAWQLLISRHNPHSFRHVVRLSAADRTRQATLESWQRADFAALDPAWRKLAFGSRPSLSQADATTSNAPHVLRRAYLERPRGHSKTTDIALSCAWILAFAQEPVTGIAAAADREQAQLLLQAIARLVRLNPHLLGHLQVQQERVIHTHTRSRLDVISSDVASSWGLLPDFVICDELCHWTKPDLWHSLVSASAKKPHTLLAVMSNAGVGRTWQWQVREAARTSPEWYFSSLHGPQASWITPETLAEQQRLLPATVFARLWLNQWQQAEGDFVTLDEARACIDPSLARKEHGSPGIHYVAAIDYAEKHDWTVAVILHAEGDRLIVDRMDVAIPQPGRPTPVAWVDNWLTWAAGAFDDIEFVLDEYQLLSIIQHRSAELALERFSFAGGAGNHALAMLLRQLIIERRVLWYPGCGSPQFDQLDFSHGPTPAEALINPETTTQPGDENDLAQELATLLLRQSPSGRLRFDHRNEAGFHDDRAFALAAACLKLTKTPISPSYFDLTPPTTDGTFAW, from the coding sequence ATGCCGATCTCTTTGACCGCTGCCGAGAGGCAGGACTTGATTTCCCGCCTGAACTCACTGCGCGCCTGGCAACTCCTGATCTCGAGGCATAATCCTCACAGCTTCCGGCATGTGGTCCGTCTTTCTGCCGCCGATCGAACGCGGCAGGCCACACTCGAATCGTGGCAACGGGCCGATTTCGCAGCCCTCGACCCCGCCTGGCGCAAATTGGCTTTCGGTTCTCGTCCTTCGTTATCACAGGCCGACGCGACCACTTCGAACGCTCCCCACGTTCTTCGAAGGGCCTATCTCGAGCGACCGCGCGGCCACTCGAAAACCACCGATATCGCTCTCTCCTGCGCCTGGATACTCGCCTTCGCGCAGGAACCCGTCACTGGCATTGCAGCGGCTGCTGATCGTGAACAGGCCCAGTTGCTCCTGCAGGCCATTGCGAGGCTCGTGCGTCTCAATCCTCACCTGCTGGGCCATCTGCAGGTGCAGCAGGAACGGGTGATCCACACGCACACACGCAGCCGGCTCGATGTCATTTCTTCCGATGTCGCCAGCTCCTGGGGCCTGCTCCCCGATTTCGTCATCTGTGACGAACTCTGCCACTGGACAAAGCCTGATCTGTGGCATTCGCTCGTTTCTGCATCGGCGAAAAAGCCGCACACCCTGCTCGCTGTGATGAGTAATGCTGGTGTGGGCCGTACCTGGCAATGGCAGGTTCGCGAGGCTGCCCGCACTTCTCCCGAGTGGTACTTCTCATCGCTCCATGGCCCTCAGGCGAGCTGGATTACCCCAGAAACACTGGCCGAGCAGCAGCGTTTGCTCCCCGCGACCGTCTTTGCCCGCTTGTGGCTCAATCAGTGGCAACAGGCGGAAGGCGACTTCGTCACTCTCGACGAAGCCCGGGCCTGTATCGATCCCTCACTCGCGAGGAAAGAGCATGGTTCACCAGGCATCCATTATGTGGCGGCCATCGATTATGCCGAGAAGCACGACTGGACAGTCGCTGTCATTCTGCATGCCGAGGGAGATCGCCTGATTGTCGATCGCATGGATGTCGCTATTCCACAGCCCGGGCGGCCCACACCTGTCGCGTGGGTCGATAACTGGCTCACCTGGGCAGCGGGTGCCTTTGATGATATTGAGTTCGTGCTCGATGAATATCAGTTATTGTCCATCATCCAGCATCGCTCGGCAGAACTCGCACTCGAACGCTTTTCGTTCGCTGGTGGAGCCGGGAATCACGCTCTGGCGATGTTATTGCGGCAACTGATTATCGAACGCCGGGTGCTCTGGTACCCCGGTTGCGGCTCACCGCAATTCGATCAACTCGATTTTTCCCACGGGCCCACTCCTGCAGAAGCGCTGATCAATCCCGAGACGACGACGCAGCCGGGAGATGAGAACGATCTGGCTCAGGAACTGGCGACACTTTTGCTGCGACAGTCGCCTTCGGGCCGATTGCGTTTTGACCATCGAAACGAAGCCGGCTTCCACGACGACCGCGCCTTCGCTCTCGCCGCTGCCTGTTTAAAACTGACAAAAACACCCATCTCTCCCTCCTACTTCGACCTCACCCCACCCACAACCGACGGCACATTCGCCTGGTAA
- a CDS encoding thioredoxin family protein, translating into MFRSITFSLIYPAGLIMWLATGPQAGAQPHVMAEEALSQSTKAAWPSLFAEAASPASPVNTAQNSRALQWLVFYGPGCVPCMRAIHDFQPWLKASGWEVSEVPQAHIRLIDANREQSLARQFQIEAWPTFVLMHEGKVLERHTSYPGRQFLADRYLAAAARVRDQRSFTSHEPVSAISMGTLSNTSREVALLLESTRPLLEAGLMFEGRLLPASQKASGSLPASTTISLTESAAIRLYWPLVFRLSRQQNSLHLDFEKPYPQFRMSNIFPVEQSIEGLTATTQSLTIELPRMIDLKWQLD; encoded by the coding sequence ATGTTCCGGAGCATCACCTTCTCGCTGATCTATCCTGCCGGGCTAATCATGTGGCTGGCCACTGGCCCGCAGGCAGGGGCCCAACCTCATGTAATGGCTGAAGAAGCTCTTTCGCAGTCAACGAAAGCGGCATGGCCATCACTCTTTGCAGAGGCAGCAAGCCCCGCGAGTCCTGTGAATACAGCTCAGAATTCTCGTGCGTTGCAGTGGCTGGTGTTTTATGGCCCGGGGTGTGTCCCCTGCATGCGCGCTATTCACGATTTTCAGCCCTGGTTGAAGGCCAGTGGCTGGGAGGTGAGCGAAGTTCCCCAGGCTCATATCCGCTTGATCGACGCCAATCGCGAACAGTCGCTGGCACGACAGTTTCAGATCGAAGCTTGGCCCACCTTTGTGCTTATGCATGAGGGGAAAGTCCTCGAGCGGCACACATCGTATCCGGGGCGGCAATTCCTGGCAGACCGCTATCTGGCAGCCGCTGCTCGAGTTCGTGACCAGCGAAGCTTCACCAGCCATGAGCCAGTCAGTGCGATCTCGATGGGCACTTTGTCCAATACGTCTCGGGAAGTGGCCCTGCTGCTGGAATCGACCCGGCCTCTGCTCGAAGCGGGACTGATGTTCGAAGGCCGTCTCCTGCCAGCCAGCCAGAAGGCTTCAGGCAGCTTGCCAGCCAGTACCACCATTTCACTCACCGAATCAGCAGCCATCCGGCTCTACTGGCCACTCGTGTTTCGCTTATCGAGACAACAAAACTCGCTCCATCTCGATTTCGAGAAGCCATATCCCCAGTTCCGGATGTCGAACATCTTTCCTGTCGAACAATCGATTGAAGGGCTCACAGCCACCACGCAATCTCTCACTATCGAGTTGCCCCGCATGATTGACCTCAAGTGGCAGCTCGATTAA
- a CDS encoding N-acetyltransferase encodes MRLRNQYFGLSGRWTRTGLQAIDRQFCRLARVVIHPTYRGAGLAAPFVRASCQHVPWPWIESLAEMGQFHPFFEKAGFLNLGECQSATHSPKAPAADHREQHSQIYGTRSLSGRKRLITHETFRKSQHAHPVYFLFDNRNSPAYLASCQRRIANSPPSHALE; translated from the coding sequence TTGCGTTTGCGCAACCAGTACTTTGGTCTTTCCGGCCGCTGGACAAGAACCGGCCTCCAGGCCATCGATCGACAGTTCTGCCGATTGGCCCGCGTGGTGATTCATCCCACGTATCGAGGAGCCGGGCTGGCGGCTCCTTTTGTTCGCGCCAGTTGCCAGCATGTTCCCTGGCCGTGGATCGAATCGCTCGCCGAGATGGGGCAGTTCCACCCCTTCTTCGAGAAAGCCGGGTTCCTCAATCTCGGGGAATGTCAGTCCGCAACCCATTCCCCAAAGGCACCTGCCGCAGACCATCGTGAGCAGCACTCCCAAATCTACGGCACACGTTCACTTTCGGGCCGCAAGCGATTGATCACTCATGAAACGTTCCGCAAAAGCCAACATGCTCACCCCGTCTACTTCCTCTTCGATAATCGAAACTCACCCGCCTACCTTGCCAGTTGCCAGAGAAGAATCGCCAACAGTCCCCCATCCCATGCTCTGGAATGA
- a CDS encoding C1 family peptidase, whose product MNQFGWRDDLEERLLLSASSQAPLTRSFSVSDAPQEIDPRPWHRIEMQGSLGSCQGHALSSVGEMAYHLASGRVTQFSPLFAYYATQQIDGLLGRDQGSTIQGGVQCARQYGFCPLEVFPNPVPLRYTGVIPQEAWPAAAPFRIRSHTVCTSYDDVWSFLAAGQGGVVAGLGWNSSLTPRQGRIESYRPGGGGHAVAFLGYSRRRDAQQRPYLWLANSWSEEWGDDGWAEVAPQAVESMLADRRTVMVGLSDLSLPTPRPIPWREKSIFE is encoded by the coding sequence ATGAATCAATTTGGTTGGCGCGATGATCTGGAAGAGCGTCTGCTGTTGTCGGCATCTTCTCAAGCTCCGCTGACGAGGTCATTCTCTGTCAGCGATGCTCCACAAGAAATCGATCCCCGCCCATGGCATCGCATTGAAATGCAGGGATCTTTGGGAAGCTGCCAGGGGCATGCCCTGTCGAGCGTGGGAGAAATGGCCTATCACCTCGCCAGTGGGCGCGTGACGCAGTTCTCACCTCTGTTTGCCTATTACGCCACTCAGCAGATCGATGGGCTTTTAGGACGTGATCAGGGGAGCACCATTCAAGGGGGTGTCCAATGTGCCCGGCAATATGGCTTCTGCCCGCTGGAGGTGTTCCCGAACCCCGTCCCCTTGCGCTACACCGGTGTGATTCCTCAAGAAGCCTGGCCCGCAGCGGCACCATTTCGCATCCGGTCGCACACTGTGTGCACCTCGTATGACGATGTCTGGTCATTTCTCGCAGCCGGGCAAGGAGGTGTGGTGGCTGGCCTGGGCTGGAACAGCAGCCTCACGCCACGTCAGGGGCGTATTGAAAGTTATCGCCCGGGCGGTGGCGGGCATGCCGTCGCATTTCTGGGATACAGCCGGCGGCGCGATGCCCAGCAACGACCTTATCTCTGGCTGGCCAACAGCTGGTCAGAGGAGTGGGGAGATGACGGCTGGGCAGAGGTTGCTCCGCAGGCGGTGGAATCGATGCTGGCTGATCGCCGGACTGTCATGGTCGGTCTCTCGGATCTCAGTCTGCCGACACCAAGACCCATTCCCTGGCGAGAAAAATCGATCTTTGAGTGA
- the nusB gene encoding transcription antitermination factor NusB: MSMSRRHKAREVVLQMLYLKDLNPDVGFEQIRQMIQAELPDETLSRFAWGLFSGAMEFRPALDKKIEEAAVNWSLSRMAPTDRNVLRLGAYELLQTDTPHRVVIDEALELAKSFGGANSGSFVNGILDRLLPPEKRARAAKPTEEVHATTESEQPADGEEAPA, translated from the coding sequence ATGTCAATGTCCCGCCGCCACAAAGCCCGTGAAGTCGTGCTTCAGATGCTGTATCTGAAGGATCTCAATCCCGATGTGGGCTTCGAGCAGATTCGTCAGATGATTCAGGCCGAGTTGCCGGATGAAACGCTCTCTCGCTTTGCCTGGGGGCTCTTTTCCGGGGCGATGGAATTCCGCCCGGCGCTGGACAAGAAAATCGAAGAAGCAGCGGTCAACTGGTCGCTCAGTCGTATGGCACCCACAGATCGCAACGTGCTGAGATTAGGTGCCTATGAACTTCTGCAGACCGATACGCCCCACCGCGTGGTGATCGATGAAGCTCTCGAACTGGCCAAATCTTTTGGCGGTGCGAATAGCGGCTCGTTTGTGAACGGCATTCTGGATCGTTTACTGCCGCCCGAGAAAAGAGCACGCGCTGCGAAGCCCACCGAAGAAGTGCATGCCACGACAGAGTCAGAACAGCCAGCCGATGGAGAAGAAGCTCCTGCGTGA
- a CDS encoding phosphohexomutase domain-containing protein — MAPADEPSETFPSIDAVAEPIDALAPGALPGGTYRCPEETYSISRSVHLARLAAHYPLCRNCPARDEQGLLPISFPVAPILENREEEIFSEGGVRAVYLNVMHRTRAVEWGRAIGKALSEGAFGGVASTAGTTLTVVIGHDERVSSPEIAAGLVKGLRQQGLDIADLGFCRKPDLTLAMSSFQNVLAIFITGSGYGPAWTGFDLIGPDGLAWPSIEELRWLSGESRTGIYAHAKQLGRYSPLLHFEQDQTLQEEFHALRPLTVVCGSENELLFQRLKRLTEHHPCRLIPLSLPAVHRDLSSHTSASLRVLEETVRQEQAHLGCYFAPDGETLTAVDEQGKWLSMPDVTLLLAIELAQERLISPSQEPLEICLTTTAWAHWHTDFERWGFVSLDGGPSIQTMTKALTSRKCLLGTNGSPQWWLLRKELAVCDALRVFGTLLRSLSRSDRPCSQQLAAHKAGLPRDLT, encoded by the coding sequence ATGGCACCGGCGGACGAGCCATCAGAAACTTTTCCTTCGATCGATGCAGTGGCTGAGCCCATCGATGCATTGGCCCCAGGCGCTTTACCGGGGGGAACGTATCGCTGTCCGGAGGAAACGTATTCGATCAGCCGCAGTGTGCATCTGGCGCGACTGGCGGCTCATTATCCCCTCTGTAGGAATTGCCCGGCTCGCGACGAACAAGGACTGCTGCCCATCAGTTTCCCTGTAGCGCCGATCCTTGAAAACCGTGAGGAAGAGATTTTTTCGGAGGGTGGCGTCCGGGCGGTTTATCTGAATGTGATGCATCGCACTCGTGCGGTGGAGTGGGGCAGGGCGATTGGCAAGGCTTTGAGCGAGGGGGCGTTCGGGGGAGTAGCCTCGACTGCCGGGACGACATTAACAGTGGTGATTGGTCATGATGAGCGTGTCAGTTCGCCAGAGATTGCCGCCGGGCTGGTGAAAGGCCTCAGACAGCAGGGGCTGGATATTGCTGACCTGGGGTTCTGCCGAAAGCCCGATCTGACCCTGGCGATGTCATCGTTCCAAAATGTGCTGGCGATCTTCATTACTGGTTCGGGATATGGCCCTGCCTGGACGGGATTTGACCTGATCGGGCCGGATGGCCTGGCCTGGCCATCGATTGAGGAATTGCGCTGGCTCAGTGGGGAATCTCGCACGGGAATTTATGCTCACGCTAAACAACTGGGTCGATACTCACCTCTTCTCCACTTTGAGCAGGATCAGACCTTACAGGAAGAGTTTCATGCGCTGCGCCCGCTGACTGTGGTTTGCGGGAGTGAGAATGAACTTCTTTTTCAGAGATTGAAGCGATTGACGGAACATCATCCGTGCCGGTTGATTCCGCTCTCGCTGCCGGCTGTGCATCGGGATTTATCGAGTCATACTTCCGCCTCGCTGAGAGTTCTGGAAGAGACCGTTCGTCAGGAGCAGGCTCATCTGGGGTGCTATTTCGCACCGGATGGTGAAACGTTGACTGCTGTCGATGAGCAGGGGAAGTGGCTCTCGATGCCGGATGTGACGTTGTTACTGGCGATCGAACTGGCTCAGGAACGTCTGATTTCTCCCTCGCAAGAACCTTTAGAAATCTGTCTGACAACGACGGCCTGGGCTCATTGGCACACCGATTTCGAACGGTGGGGATTTGTGAGTCTCGATGGTGGCCCATCGATCCAGACGATGACGAAAGCACTCACGAGTCGAAAATGCTTACTCGGCACTAATGGCTCTCCCCAATGGTGGCTTTTGCGCAAAGAGCTCGCCGTCTGCGATGCTTTGCGTGTGTTTGGCACATTGCTGAGATCGCTCAGTCGCTCGGATCGCCCCTGTTCACAACAACTGGCCGCTCACAAGGCGGGCTTACCACGCGATCTGACATAA
- a CDS encoding anti-phage dCTP deaminase: MEKVDSSVSFHPELMIGLLHAVGTDSDRFIRDLQKSLERASYTVEVIRVSSDVMSRMSGDNTPYKSEYDRINKMMDAGNKSRAEHGDSVLAQGVVANIYSRRLSSNETIQPKQKAAFIISSLKRPEEVEFLRVTYPSGFLLIGVHQSEQDRRQELTRKGLSTEQVDRLLDRDADESEDPHGQRLRKTFHLADFFIDLSSNQSQLACDIDRIVDLWFGNPFQTPTFDEHAMFMAFSSALRSADLSRQVGAVVAKDKQILSTGANDCPKAGGGLYWPDRHDGPCIRDLEDGRDYMRKDGDSNRAEQVRMINSIANSIGQKCNVDTKMVAACLEGSPIRDLTEFGRVVHAEMEAILSCARNCVSTVGATLYCTTFPCHNCAKHIVAAGIERVVYVEPYPKSKALEFHDDSIAPPGTKSEQVNGRVRFEPFVGIGPRRFFDLFSMQLGSSYPLVRKNDESGQKINWSIQDSRSRIQMAPRSYLDSETEAATLFLQSINAATGSGKSD; the protein is encoded by the coding sequence ATGGAAAAAGTAGACTCATCTGTATCTTTTCATCCTGAGTTGATGATTGGACTTTTGCACGCTGTAGGGACAGATAGTGATCGATTCATCCGGGATCTACAAAAGTCACTGGAAAGAGCCTCCTATACAGTTGAAGTTATTCGCGTTTCTAGCGATGTGATGAGCCGTATGTCAGGTGACAATACGCCGTACAAATCGGAATACGACCGAATCAACAAGATGATGGATGCCGGGAATAAGTCAAGGGCGGAGCACGGTGACTCAGTGTTGGCACAAGGTGTTGTCGCGAACATATATTCACGGCGATTGAGTAGCAACGAGACAATTCAGCCAAAACAGAAAGCCGCATTTATAATCAGTTCCCTAAAGCGGCCAGAGGAGGTCGAATTTTTAAGGGTGACCTATCCATCCGGTTTTCTGCTAATTGGTGTTCATCAGAGCGAGCAGGATCGGCGTCAAGAGCTCACTCGTAAGGGGTTGTCAACCGAACAGGTTGATCGACTGCTTGATCGTGATGCTGACGAAAGTGAAGATCCGCATGGACAGAGGTTGCGGAAAACATTTCATTTGGCCGATTTTTTTATAGATCTCTCTTCTAATCAATCGCAGCTTGCGTGTGACATCGACCGTATTGTCGATCTCTGGTTCGGCAATCCTTTCCAGACGCCAACATTCGACGAGCATGCAATGTTTATGGCGTTTTCGTCAGCGCTTCGCTCCGCAGATCTTTCGAGGCAGGTAGGAGCCGTTGTCGCTAAGGATAAGCAGATACTTTCGACTGGAGCTAATGACTGCCCCAAGGCAGGCGGAGGTCTGTACTGGCCAGATCGCCATGATGGCCCGTGTATTCGAGATTTGGAAGATGGTAGAGACTACATGAGGAAGGATGGCGATTCTAATCGAGCTGAACAGGTAAGAATGATTAACAGTATTGCTAATTCAATCGGCCAGAAGTGTAATGTTGATACTAAGATGGTGGCAGCTTGCCTTGAGGGTAGTCCGATTCGAGATCTGACTGAATTCGGTCGAGTTGTTCATGCGGAAATGGAAGCAATTCTTAGCTGCGCCAGGAATTGTGTTTCAACTGTTGGAGCAACACTTTACTGCACTACGTTTCCCTGTCACAATTGTGCGAAACATATTGTAGCGGCAGGCATTGAGAGAGTCGTTTACGTTGAACCATATCCAAAAAGCAAGGCTTTGGAGTTTCACGACGACTCAATTGCACCTCCCGGAACAAAAAGTGAGCAAGTGAACGGACGAGTGAGATTCGAGCCGTTTGTCGGAATCGGCCCTCGACGTTTTTTTGACTTATTCTCCATGCAACTGGGGTCGAGCTACCCACTAGTGCGCAAAAATGATGAAAGTGGACAGAAGATAAACTGGTCTATTCAAGATTCTCGTTCTAGAATACAGATGGCGCCGCGTTCTTATTTGGATTCCGAAACGGAGGCGGCTACACTTTTCCTTCAGTCAATTAACGCCGCAACTGGGAGTGGAAAAAGTGACTGA
- the ahcY gene encoding adenosylhomocysteinase, which produces MATATLHEQAKTDKLPYWVKDISLAELGRREIELAEVEMPGLMALREKYGNTKPLAGARIAGCLHMTVQTAVLIETLTALGAEVTWSSCNIFSTQDTAAAAIAAAGIPVYAKKGMTNEEFDWCIEQTLFFPDGQPLNLILDDGGDLTNMVHDKYPELLSGIKGLSEETTTGVHRLYQRMEQGKLGVPAINVNDSCTKSKFDNLYGCRESLADGIKRATDVMVAGKVVVICGYGDVGKGSAASMKGLGARVIVTEIDPICALQATMEGYQVTTLEEVAPYADIFVTTTGCRDIIRAEHLDVMKNNAIVCNIGHFDLEIEIAYLNNRKDIKKTRIKSDQDEGGPVDRYAYPDGRGIIVLAEGRLVNLGCANGHPSFVMSNSFTNQVMAQLALWQDTDRFELGVHRLPKELDEEVARLHLEKLGVKLTKLTKTQAEYLGIPVEGPYKPEHYRY; this is translated from the coding sequence ATGGCGACAGCCACACTTCACGAACAGGCCAAAACAGACAAGCTGCCCTACTGGGTCAAGGATATTTCTTTGGCCGAACTGGGCCGCAGGGAAATCGAACTGGCCGAAGTCGAAATGCCAGGCCTGATGGCACTTCGCGAAAAGTACGGCAACACCAAGCCACTGGCCGGGGCCCGCATTGCCGGCTGCCTGCATATGACTGTTCAGACCGCTGTGCTGATCGAAACGTTGACCGCCCTGGGTGCCGAAGTCACCTGGTCGAGCTGCAACATTTTCAGCACGCAAGATACTGCTGCTGCGGCCATTGCTGCCGCTGGTATTCCTGTGTACGCCAAGAAGGGGATGACCAACGAAGAGTTCGACTGGTGTATCGAACAGACCCTCTTCTTCCCGGATGGTCAGCCGCTGAACCTCATTCTCGATGACGGTGGCGACCTCACCAACATGGTTCACGACAAGTACCCCGAGCTGCTGAGTGGCATTAAGGGTCTTTCCGAAGAAACGACCACGGGCGTGCATCGGCTCTATCAGCGGATGGAGCAGGGCAAGCTGGGTGTTCCCGCGATCAACGTGAACGACAGCTGCACCAAGAGCAAGTTCGATAACCTTTACGGCTGCCGGGAATCGCTGGCCGACGGGATCAAGCGTGCGACCGATGTGATGGTTGCTGGCAAAGTCGTCGTCATCTGTGGTTATGGCGATGTGGGTAAGGGTTCTGCGGCTTCGATGAAGGGCCTGGGAGCCCGCGTCATCGTCACAGAAATCGACCCCATCTGTGCGCTGCAGGCCACGATGGAAGGCTACCAGGTCACGACGCTCGAAGAAGTCGCTCCTTATGCCGACATCTTCGTGACGACGACAGGTTGCCGGGATATTATCCGCGCAGAGCATCTCGATGTGATGAAGAACAACGCGATTGTCTGCAACATTGGGCACTTCGATCTCGAAATCGAAATCGCCTACCTGAATAACCGCAAGGATATCAAGAAGACGCGGATCAAGAGCGATCAGGACGAAGGCGGCCCTGTGGATCGCTATGCGTATCCTGATGGCAGGGGCATTATCGTCCTGGCCGAAGGTCGTCTGGTGAATCTGGGCTGTGCCAATGGTCACCCCAGCTTTGTGATGTCGAACAGCTTCACCAATCAGGTGATGGCTCAGTTGGCACTCTGGCAGGATACCGACCGGTTCGAGCTGGGCGTGCACCGCCTGCCGAAGGAACTGGACGAAGAAGTCGCCCGCCTCCACCTGGAAAAGCTCGGCGTCAAGCTGACCAAGCTGACCAAAACGCAGGCCGAATACCTGGGCATCCCGGTTGAAGGCCCGTACAAGCCGGAGCATTATCGGTATTAA
- a CDS encoding ATP-binding cassette domain-containing protein produces MLLNICYHIAPKAPTVQASMVCDHFGLTLDGQQQVIARDLELPVTSGNLIAFVGPSGSGKSSLMRAVAAELKSSGQGDVLWLDHLPQVASLVADALALPPLDAFRLLAQCGLAEPQLLLRTPDELSDGQRFRFRLAQSVAEALRRQSQHSSQGTWIAADEFTSPLDRTLAKVMARNWHSLLRQHRLGGLVATTHTDILDDLEPDLIVTCSHDAPPQLSGLAASPTFSSATSSAQRTLREADAPTPAVKKKKSAFSTNWPSPPERNATGRILLGGITARTPSALSASSPSSGISTNP; encoded by the coding sequence ATGCTGCTCAATATCTGCTACCACATCGCCCCTAAGGCACCCACCGTTCAGGCCTCGATGGTTTGCGATCACTTCGGCCTGACACTTGATGGCCAGCAGCAGGTGATTGCCCGCGATCTCGAACTCCCGGTCACTTCCGGAAACCTCATTGCCTTCGTCGGCCCCTCGGGCTCTGGCAAATCGTCACTCATGCGGGCCGTCGCTGCAGAGCTGAAGTCATCGGGCCAAGGAGATGTTCTGTGGCTTGATCATCTGCCGCAGGTTGCGTCACTCGTGGCCGACGCCCTGGCACTTCCACCACTGGATGCCTTTCGACTTCTGGCCCAGTGCGGTCTGGCTGAGCCACAACTTCTTTTGCGAACACCTGATGAACTGAGCGACGGCCAGAGATTTCGCTTTCGCCTCGCACAAAGTGTGGCCGAGGCGCTTCGTCGCCAAAGTCAGCATTCATCACAGGGCACCTGGATCGCGGCCGATGAGTTCACTTCGCCACTCGATCGCACGCTAGCCAAAGTGATGGCCCGCAACTGGCATTCCCTGTTGCGCCAACATCGCCTCGGTGGCCTCGTGGCCACCACACACACCGATATTCTCGACGACCTCGAGCCCGACCTCATCGTCACCTGCAGTCACGACGCGCCGCCTCAGCTTTCCGGCCTGGCCGCCTCGCCGACATTCTCGTCCGCAACATCGTCCGCACAGCGGACCCTACGGGAGGCCGACGCCCCCACGCCCGCTGTAAAAAAAAAGAAATCAGCTTTTTCCACGAACTGGCCCTCACCACCGGAACGAAACGCGACTGGGCGTATTTTGCTCGGTGGCATTACCGCTCGCACTCCGTCGGCATTGTCCGCTTCGTCACCATCCTCTGGCATCTCCACGAACCCATAG